A window of Juglans regia cultivar Chandler chromosome 7, Walnut 2.0, whole genome shotgun sequence contains these coding sequences:
- the LOC118349036 gene encoding precursor of CEP3-like, whose protein sequence is MAQNKILISACFFFVLIFSQETRFIEGRRLLVGKNNEFQTTLQTHNKIHDDHDMTTSDAITREAVVLLLSPPTALADEGVTPPPPPPAYAINDFRPTAPGHSPGAGHSIHH, encoded by the coding sequence ATGGCCCAGAACAAAATTTTAATCTCCGCCtgctttttctttgttttgattttctcCCAAGAAACTCGGTTCATTGAGGGAAGGCGTTTGCTTGTAGGGAAGAATAACGAATTTCAAACGACGCTCCAAACTCATAATAAAATCCATGATGATCATGACATGACCACGAGTGACGCAATTACTCGTgaagcagtagtactactactgtcTCCTCCTACAGCACTAGCTGACGAAGGTGTGACGCCTCCCCCACCGCCTCCAGCTTATGCCATCAATGACTTCAGGCCAACAGCTCCAGGTCACAGCCCTGGTGCCGGGCATTCCATTCATCACTAG